The following proteins are encoded in a genomic region of Paralichthys olivaceus isolate ysfri-2021 chromosome 23, ASM2471397v2, whole genome shotgun sequence:
- the il17ra1a gene encoding interleukin 17 receptor A1a → MILRGVLLLLCLCLSSAVKVLTWPPLNCSTQDLRCSIETSNCMDNGWLVPHAYTPSSPEELQVFVNTRLDQAGHLQIVLDANWKIKDDGSISYLKATELHVLVMSTNQNLCVRYSFKDVLPMRSPSGEKWSFSANMVMLEPGRTYRVSVFNIPKPELFHSDYDISKDVTVPDCQDSTMQMTQFCIERGSLWQANISLAQVTAAGGRSALAVGFAPDTLCEEYMVIVSCLASQHVVRVNKANRTTLNTTFSLDEWPRSCCQFDVQIKPFFPQCGQDCARKKDTLDICQVNPPEIAAVPSYTFVILGVTLTFICVVTAISCVLCRKPGRTGDAAAAVQGCKPSQHQLEQPPKVLIIYSQDHYLYRDIVLKLCAFLQIKCGTKVLVDLLDSTSVGMVGRLRWLEWQRQQLKNPSDKILVLCSQGVQAKWKALCGQGRVTLREDLLSPTDDMLTPFLHLFLPDMHQAGMQGKYMAAYFDDISSEQDVPSFFDIMVKYKLMKHFEELYFRILDIEKYQPGQVNHIEGIGGDEYFNCPSGIALKNAIEIFQAYQLENPDWFERECVDDEEEVMNEANLLIEQLHIPPVLQCVPLIREGPPVYTHEVQINENCDSVYVLTPELSCQHPLSSVIELTPEVNPEGNHQYPSDLDQVLTDHMHPHRTSPESVYIVENWPPLEEEQLSQVPTEDDEDDSLLQQCQLTAHLDLRSSAQQNSHNSNLSQYSGANVRGDYLPPSEIGRSLPVEMDEDEVLVPSRNGPNSGSDQGYISIMPSQHDSPFKEESLAALARLQEELFQQDLRYSDTEED, encoded by the exons ATGATTCTCAGAggagttttgttgttgttgtgtttgtgtctgtcgtCCGCAGTGAAGGTGTTAACATGGCCCCCACTCAACTGCTCCACACAG gaTTTGCGGTGTTCCATCGAGACAA gtaaCTGTATGGACAATGGCTGGCTGGTTCCTCACGCCTACACTCCCAGCAgtccagaggagctgcaggtgtTTGTCAACACCAGGCTGGACCAGGCTGGACACCTGCAGATTGTACTGGACGCTAACTGGAAGATAAAGGATGATG gaaGCATCAGTTACCTTAAGGCCACAGAGCTTCATGTTCTGGTGATGTCCACAAATCAGAACCTGTGTGTTCGATATTCTTTCAAAGACGTACTGCCGATGAGAAGTCCGTCAGGTGAAAAG tgGTCGTTCTCTGCTAACATGGTGATGTTGGAGCCTGGTCGGACATACCGGGTCTCTGTGTTCAACATCCCAAAACCTGAGTTGTTCCACAGCGACTACGACATCAGTAAGGACGTCACTGTTCCTG ATTGTCAAGATTCCACAATGCAGATGACCCAGTTCTGCATCGAGAGAG GGAGTCTGTGGCAGGCGAACATCAGTCTGGCTCAGGTCACTGCAGCCGGGGGCAGATCTGCGCTGGCTGTCGGCTTCGCTCCGGACACACTGTGTGAGGAGTACATGGTTATTGTGAGCTGCCTCGCTTCTCAACATGTAGTCCGCGTAAACAAG GCCAATCGCACAACTCTGAATACAACATTCAGCCTTGATGAATGGCCGAGGTCTTGCTGCCAGTTCGACGTTCAG ATCAAACCGTTTTTCCCACAGTGTGGCCAGGACTGTGCCCGTAAGAAAGACACTTTGGATATTTGTCAAG TAAATCCACCAGAGATCGCGGCTGTTCCTTCCTACACATTTGTCATCCTGGGAGTGACACTGACGTTCATATGTGTGGTGACAGCCATTTCATGTGTCCTCTGCAGGAAGCCAG GCAGAACtggtgatgctgcagcagctgtgcagGGTTGCAAACCGTCACAGCATCAGCTTGAACAGCCTCCTAAAGTGCTGATCATCTACTCTCAGGACCACTACCTCTACAGGGACATAGTGCTGAAGCTCTGTGCCTTCCTCCAGATCAAGTGTGGCACCAAGGTGCTGGTAGACCTGCTAGACTCCACCTCGGTCGGCATGGTGGGTCGCCTCCGCTGGCTGGAGTGGCAACGGCAACAGCTGAAAAATCCGTCTGACAAAATTCTGGTGCTGTGCTCGCAAGGCGTTCAGGCAAAGTGGAAGGCGCTGTGCGGTCAAGGTCGGGTGACACTGAGAGAGGACCTTCTCTCCCCCACAGACGACATGCTCACCCCCTTTCTCCACCTTTTCCTACCAGACATGCACCAGGCGGGCATGCAGGGCAAGTACATGGCGGCTTACTTCGACGACATCAGCAGCGAACAAGACGTACCATCGTTTTTTGACATAATGGTCAAATACAAGCTGATGAAGCATTTCGAAGAGCTGTACTTCCGCATTTTAGACATTGAAAAGTATCAGCCAGGTCAGGTCAACCACATCGAGGGCATTGGCGGGGACGAATATTTTAACTGTCCCTCTGGCATAGCCCTGAAGAACGCCATTGAAATTTTCCAGGCCTACCAGTTAGAGAATCCCGATTGGTTTGAGAGGGAGTGTGTggacgatgaggaggaggtcATGAACGAGGCCAACCTGCTCATAGAGCAGCTTCACATCCCACCAGTCCTACAGTGTGTTCCTCTAATCAGAGAAGGCCCTCCTGTCTACACCCATGAGGTACAAATCAATGAAAACTGTGACAGTGTTTATGTTCTTACACCTGAACTGAGCTGCCAGCACCCACTGTCGTCAGTGATAGAACTTACACCAGAAGTAAACCCAGAGGGCAACCATCAGTATCCATCAGACCTGGATCAAGTGTTAACAGATCACATGCACCCTCACCGCACCAGTCCGGAATCTGTCTACATAGTTGAGAACTGGCCACCACTTGAGGAAGAGCAACTGAGTCAAGTTCCCACtgaggatgatgaagacgaTTCATTGCTGCAACAGTGCCAACTCACTGCTCATTTGGACTTGAGAAGCTCGGCCCAACAGAACTCTCACAACTCTAACCTTTCACAATACTCAGGTGCAAACGTGAGGGGTGATTATCTCCCTCCGTCAGAAATCGGCCGCTCcctgcctgtggagatggatgAGGATGAGGTTCTGGTGCCCAGTAGAAATGGTCCAAACAGTGGATCTGATCAAGGCTACATCTCCATAATGCCCTCCCAGCATGACTCCCCCTTCAAAGAAGAATCACTGGCTGCTCTGGcaaggctgcaggaggagctctTTCAGCAGGATCTCAGATATTCTGATACTGAGGAGGACTGA
- the tmem121b gene encoding transmembrane protein 121B, whose amino-acid sequence MSVPPPWKASGRKERRRKGGDRTNTMVSETGNDNLKADYLQYEASYSPDSSSPEAGQLSRRRDTQTTSGSINPEERGSIQPLVSSATAASCIMTSGEFMQSAPLLAHRSKRSMLYKALCFLLLVFQGGVLDFYLIIFTDLYWCSWIATDLVVISGWGIFFMKNARSKRERACGFHQKSSIFGCNLGEFTYAYLAWLIYVIACTPKVVLILETSILDLVALKVPCGATGFKIVVLLSAPLLFCLINSIIEDLNGATRHHSHSCFMGTCLDLLDSFTLLEMLLRSEIPTAYLKYTVISVYFVALAVPVVWLYELTASELRCRWLWARFFTGLLVNAPLLVVRCFQVYVYDMPVSVFMFKNVFFLACALLELVEQCAAVRGVRRLAGGGNTAQFSHCVSENDMCPHGYVNTLAVTQS is encoded by the coding sequence ATGTCTGTGCCTCCACCTTGGAAAGCATcggggaggaaggaaagaaggagaaaaggaggCGACCGCACAAATACAATGGTCTCTGAAACTGGCAACGACAATCTGAAGGCCGACTATCTCCAGTACGAAGCGAGCTACTCCCCCGACTCATCCTCTCCGGAAGCCGGCCAGCtgagcaggaggcgggacaccCAGACCACCAGCGGCAGCATCAACCCGGAGGAGAGAGGCAGCATCCAGCCCCTGGTCTCCTCTGCCACGGCCGCCTCCTGCATCATGACATCGGGGGAGTTCATGCAGAGCGCCCCGCTGCTGGCGCACAGGTCCAAGAGGAGCATGCTGTACAAGGCGctctgcttcctcctgctcGTCTTCCAGGGCGGCGTCCTGGACTTCTACCTCATCATCTTCACCGACCTGTACTGGTGCTCGTGGATCGCCACGGACCTGGTGGTGATCTCGGGCTGGGGCATCTTCTTCATGAAGAACGCGCGGAGCAAGCGGGAGCGGGCCTGCGGCTTCCACCAGAAGAGCTCGATCTTCGGCTGCAACCTCGGCGAGTTCACCTACGCCTACCTGGCCTGGCTCATCTATGTCATCGCCTGCACGCCCAAGGTGGTGCTCATCCTGGAGACCTCCATCCTGGACCTGGTGGCGCTGAAGGTGCCGTGCGGCGCCACCGGATTCAAAATCGTGGTGCTGCTCTCCGCGCCGCTGCTTTTCTGCCTCATCAACTCCATCATCGAGGACCTGAACGGGGCGACGCGGCACCACTCCCACAGCTGCTTCATGGGCACCTGCCTGGACCTGCTGGACAGCTTCACGCTGCTGGAGATGCTGCTGAGGAGCGAGATCCCCACCGCCTACCTCAAGTACACCGTCATCTCCGTGTACTTCGTGGCCCTGGCCGTGCCGGTGGTGTGGCTCTACGAGCTGACCGCGTCGGAGCTGCGCTGCCGGTGGCTGTGGGCGCGCTTCTTCACGGGCCTGCTGGTCAACGCTCCCCTGCTGGTGGTCCGGTGTTTCCAGGTGTACGTGTACGACATGCCCGTGTCGGTGTTCATGTTCAAAAACGTCTTCTTCCTGGCGTGCGCGCTTCTGGAGCTGGTGGAGCAGTGCGCGGCGGTGCGCGGGGTCCGGAGGCTGGCGGGCGGCGGCAACACGGCCCAGTTCTCACACTGCGTGTCCGAGAACGACATGTGTCCGCACGGATACGTCAACACCCTGGCCGTCACCCAGTCGTAG